The Procambarus clarkii isolate CNS0578487 chromosome 18, FALCON_Pclarkii_2.0, whole genome shotgun sequence genome segment ctcagtcggttaaggcagtgtctgggatgctcccagatgcaggttcgaatcctcgtcactgcccttgtggatttgttcatttgatgcatcacgttagtgtgatctctgtgtgtgatatcactacatataaaataaATACTCGTAAAGTAACAGGAAAAAAAATTGGTTAAAActacaacttcaagaacaagaggacaagTTCAAACTGAAAGAATGGTGGGCTCTCAGCTAGACTTGCTAGCCCATTGTTGCAATGCTGTGCAGTTGCTATTGCCCTTATCCCAGGCTGCAATACCCTTGAGTTGGGAATCAAATTTCATTTACAATTCAGCTGGAGTACATGGGAAGACATACTACTTCTGGTTATGCACGCAGAGGATAGTGTTACACATCTCACTTGTGTACTCATGGAAGCATTGTCACCACATTGTGGTGACaatgtaaaacagaaacaagcaacacttagtgggccagccagaggcttagggcccgcgcaggaatatccctgcaaaaaaaagtcCTCCAGTCATTTACACCTCTGTGCACAGAGATGGTCCAAGTAATTTTAGACATTAAGAAAACAAAAGTGAAgaaaaaaattttgaagttcaCTTCTGCTAACAGTggaagatggttggaacaagtgaggagggagtggaggcCAAAAATGTCAGTACTGTAGTTTCAAAGCACCATATGACAGTacagggaagatgggacaccaggagcatagttcttgtcctgtaactacacttagttaCTGTTAtcgccccttccccccctttcCAAACATTCATACTTGCTCACTGCATACAAATATGATTTTCCTAGTAACACACTGTAATCTGTACAATGCCTATCTTTGAACTCTTCACTTCATCTTTCCAACTACATCATGGACTGCTCCAGCTACCCTAAGTACAACAGTACAATTATAGTACATATAGTGAAAAATATAATTTGACTACAATATTATTCAGAATGGATTGTATGCAAAATATTGACAAACTGTGTCATACACAAGATACTCTTGTATTATGAACAAGCAGGGATTAATGTACTTTTTCAGTATGGTAATTTATAAAGGTTGATAATGAAAAATTTTTTTGTTATGTTATCTGAATGATTCCTTCTCGAATGCAGTCCTGCTGAGAGTTCAGTGTAATTATTCCAAGACAGCTCATCAACACATTAAAAATATTAAGAAACAAACTTTCACATCTAGAACAAAATTATATTTACCAAATTCACAAATACTTTcctttaattaattttaaattaTCAAGGTTTTACTGTATAACATTAATATTGAACTAAAGTGCAAAACTAAAAAATAGGTAGGGAATAACCCCTATTATAAGCAAAGAGCTATTGAGAGCAAGCAGAAATTGGTCACAAATGTCCATGCATTACTAGGCTAACCAAGCAGTGAAAGACTTATCCCAGTCTTTACAAAAACTGGGATAAGACTTCTTATCCCAGTCTTTGTAAAGTTTCTGATAAGCTACTTATCCCAGTCTTTAAAGCACACTACTGAGCATGCTATCACTTCTGGGCACAGTTTCAGGTGGATACAGACTCTCGACAATAGACTACATCAAGCAAATAAGATGAGCATCTGTACCTTGAAGTTAGTGGACAGGCTCTAGTTCCCTGATACCAAACAGACTcggcaaaaaacaaaaaaaacaaaacaaaaacactgACTCAAAACTAACCAATTCATATATGGGCATTATCTGTCCACCTACTCTGACTGTCAATATTAATCTACAGAAGGAACAATTAGCATACAGAAGCCtaacaaaaattaaaaataatattcaTCAAATTTAATTAATTTCACTTCACAGATTTATGTTGTTAAAGTTTTAATACCTGATCAAATTTACAGATCACTGTAAGTTAATAAAAGTATTAATTCCAAAATACTTATTGATTTTATTCTGATTTTATGCAATATTAAATATCTTACTGTCAACACATATATTGAAACTTCTCATACCATTCCAACTAGCTTGTAGATTTTATGCCCTCCATAAACTATATAAAGCACCAAACTATATAATCTAAATTTCCCAAAAAATATTACAAATGGAATGGCAAAAAGCAGTCTCAAAGCTTTCAATCTGTGATAAAATGTAAGGGTTATATATCATGCCCCAAATCAGGGAGCCGAGGTAGTTCCATCCTCCGTCCCATCACCAACTCACCACCCACAAAAGAGAAAGCCCCAGAAGAggtaccagcatcaccagtaggcACAGATGTTCCCCCAAACTCCGCCCCAAAGCCTGTATAATGCCCTTCGGGTGCTTTTGCCGCTTCGGCTGGTGTGGCCTCAGCTGTTACTGCATCAgctgctggtgctcctgctggtgctccTGCTAGGTCAGATGTTGATAAGAACCCCTCTCCTTGACCAACAGTAAAAGGCTGGGAGGATAGGGGCTCATTAAACCCAAGAGTATCCTCAACGGCTTGAGCAACAGACTCGTCCGTTGGACAAGGGGCTTGAGCTGAGACCCAGGGATCTTCCCCCGAGGGCTGAGGTACAAAGTCCACAGAACCAAagactgaaggaggaggaggaggaggaggagcagctttTTCTGAAGCAGAGGCAATGACATTGACAGGAGAAAtcagaaaatatattcattttgtaATAATTCTGCACATATTTCTATTACAATTATAATTTGTTGCAAATGAACAGTGTTCTCCCCcaaagaacccagagaaacatcaAAATAAAGATTTGTATATTGCTAGCTCTAATTTCACACACAATTCTAAACAGAGGTTTGTTACTTCTGTATTCCTACAATTCTCTCTAATTCTACCCATTTATCTTCCATGTACAGTCCCTATGAAAccaagtactgtatatataagtaTAAATTCATACATCAGATCATTCCTGCATCACATACACTTATGGCAAATGTTGAAACAATCTCAGATGAGACAGAAGGCTATAAGGAAGGACTTTTTGAGTGATGAAAATAAGCAAGTGGAATGTATTTGTGATGCTAATTATATACAAGGATTAAAAAGAAGATACAAAAGGGTGAGgtacaagtgtttcagtagttacaatattgcacaatATTGGACTGGCAGGTAAATAGATAggaacaagagctggagctcaaatTTGTAACATTCTGCGTCGAAAGAATACAGTACTTAAATCGCAGAAAGACACATGGACAAAGACACACATGCACAAAAAATgttcatttacacacacacacacacacacacacacacacacacacacacacacacacacacacacacacacacacacacacacacacacacacacacattgtcagACACTTTTTGGAGAAAAATTTTGAGAAAAAGGCAAGAGAGGGaaaaagggtattaaaaatagttatcaaaataaaagaaaagggtatTGTAAAAAGGTGTCGGCTTAATGTTTATACAGCAAAAGAAAGCAGGAGATCTCTAGGAGCATGcagtgggaaaggggggggggggggactggcaaAGATGCCAGGagtgtgtgggggaagggggaaagACAATCAGAGGTGCCTGGAGTGTGCAGAGGGAAAGGGGGCGATCAAGAGCACCAGGAGCGTGCAAGGGAGAAAGGCACCAGGAGCGTGCGGAGACAAAGCAGAAGCATGCGGGAGGAAAAGGCACCAAGAGTGCATTAGAGTATAAGCCAGGAGTGTGCATGAACAGGAAAGTAGATAAAGTATGAAACCAGCAGGGTTCAAGTAAAGGAGACAGAATATGGTTAGAGAAGGACACAAGTGAGGATGAGTAAAGATCACATCAACTGAGGGAGAACACTGATACTGTATACAATTATATTGTCATATCTAATTACATCAAGAATTAACAGAAATAGGTGAAATATACATTATCAAAAGAGCACAAAATAGGAAAATTTGCTATAGAAAGTcaagaaatattttatataaacaGTAAAAATTAACATGAAAAGAAAACCATTTTCAATAATTTCTATTTTCAAGACATTCATCGATGAAACATTAATCATAAAATAAGAGAAAAATAGTATGGAAAAACTGAAGCTATGCTGTACATGCATATTAAGATGAAAAAATTAATGAAGATGACAAAAGGTAAAGCAAAAAGAAAAACACCATATTATACATTAAAAAATATACAGTGGTACCCTCGTTTtctaatttaatccattcccagagacagttcgaaaaaacaaaaatttgaaaaccaaaacgaattttcccatgagaaataatattaattgaattaatctcctccacactcccaaaaatattaacttaaaaatacattttatacatactaCTACTAATCTTGTATTACAGTATGTACAAGTATATTTTTCCTTTATTGAGggctcttgttggcgtatggaaacaGTGAGGAAAGGGAGCAAGGATGAGAGGTGTTAGTTTTTGGAAggtgagtccccttccattataacagcagtgatATTTCAGTGatgacatccatccatccatccatctctaTTATATAAATCTGTCTATctgtgactgactggactgactctctgcctctgtctgtctgtctgtctgtctgtctgtctgtctgtctgtctgtctgcctctcagtcagtcagtcagtcagtcagtcagtctctctgtctgtctgtctgtaaatAAACCATAAAATATTCACTTTACTCATATCTTCACCAGTATATGGGAAAGTAAGTGCAACACCAACATCAGTATCATCAAATTGTGGTTTGTTTGGTAGAAAATTATCACAAGTCTTCCCCTCACGAGAAGTGCTCCTGTGCTCCTTGTACTGTGCTCCTTGTACCTGTGCACCTTGTACtggcaccatgaccaccaccactggcatagtaacccaccatggaagctgctaacacactgttcatctatgtcaCTTGTATCACAAGCAGCATCATTGAACCCATAAAACAATTCATCTATAGTATCACTATTAAAAAACTGGAGATGACACAGGTGGTGATAATGGCGAGCGCAATACCATGTGAGGCTGCAGCACACCTGGCGCTCACCCtctactggatacgctcgctgtatcatcctcatccaTGCTGTATCACTTGTATCCGACACTTGTGTTAGGTCTTTATTGTGCCTTGCTTTATGAATATCACTACCCTTAtcgtcttcaaacaataaggaccGAATTTCACCATCAgagagcgatctttcaacaccatgTCCAACAGGGAATTGGTAGCCAGAGGTGCAtgcaccacccatggttgctcacctgGGAATTTTTTTAAAAATGGCTGCCTGTCACTGGAGGTCTCAGGCATCCCATACACAACCTACTGTGCGCATTTTGAATCTTACAATATCCTAACATCACTTAAGAGTCGGGTGGCACACTGCCATACCTCGTGTTTTGTCGGGTggggcagtgcagtggttaaaagcAAAATACACAAGTATAAAATCTAGAGTTACAATGGGTAACAGattcacagacagaaaaagaaatATGTGACATGCTAAATGAACAGCCCCAAAGTGACTTGTGTGGGATGAGATTTTTTTAGGGAACCAGCCACAAAATTGCCTTCATAATGCAATTTATGAGTATACAGTATACAAGTGTCTAGAAGGTAGAAAAGAAAAGGTAGAGGTAGAAAAACTGCTCAAAGAATTAGACAAAGCAAAGCAATCAGCCCAGATAGTCCCATCTTGGGTTCAATGTGCACATGTGCATCCAAGGTTAATGCCCCAGTATGCATTGTATCCCAAAATCCttacaataaaattatatttaaatGCTGCTAACCCCCCAATCCAAGTTTTTTCTGGTTTCATGCACATCAGAGGAAGGCAAGTGCAGGGTGGTCATTTGGTCCAGACACACCATTCATACTCTGTCTGCCAATTCATCATGTAGAGGAGATGTCGTGCTCAAATTATATGGTTTTTATGTTTCAATAACTTACACCATGTGTGAAAATTTTatgtaaacacacacaaatgACAAAAACAGCAAGTACTGAATATAGCCCAACAATGTAATGTGTACACCGATATTGTGCATTCATCTGCTTGCAATAGCTTCAAAGGAAGTATCTTGCAACCCACTACTTGACTGCTATTCTATCTGGTAATGTCATCTAAAGCTAAATTCAAACACTGACAGGAAAGACCATGTGATCTGATGATAACTGCAAGCCACAAGATTTTTTGTGGCAATACATCATCAAAGTAAACTACTTTATGCTTTATCACCTGTGCAGGATATTTGTTATACCAGTCATAATATAACATACAGTATACTTTACTGTACAAcgaacaagtacacacacactgtacaataGCCTCCTTAAATCAAATCTTGTGTCACTTTTGCTGTAGACATTTGAAAAAAACATTTGCAAATTTTTAGATGAAACTACCACTAATTTGCATATATAAAGAACTATGTACTTAAAAATCATAGCTTCAGGCATACATAAGGGCTGTCTGTATGAAAATGAATAAATGTCAGTCAACAGTTAAAAGATTTAACTCATTCCCTGAAAATATAtcttagtactgtactgtattatattTCGGTGAACTGACAATTATGATACAGTACCATATACAGTACTTCACGGAAACCAGTACACTAAGACGACTGCTAGGCCCAATactgtatacacatacatatttaacatTTTAAGGATTACCTACACATACTGTAATCCAGAGATACACACATCTACAGTCAGCCCATACATTAAGGATGATGTACTGATAGCTCAAATAATCAGGCCaaattttaaaaatatttgaaaTTTTACATTTGGGAGTGATGAAGAAAAAATAGAAATGAAAAAATTACACACCTTAAAACTACATGGTAAATTAAGAGAAATAATTCTACATGATATAAAAtggtttaaggggggggggggggaagctataACACTAACCTTGGGGAACCTCATCTCCACCCAGCATCTCAAAACTCTCCAGGTCAGGGCCACCATTCACGGGGGCACCCCCAAACAAGTCAGCTTCTCCATCAAGGCCTGGAGATGAGACACCACCATGCACTAGACACATTTCATGCAACCAAGGGGCTCCAACTCAAGCAGGAACCAGGAATAATATATACAAGCCAAAGGTACATTTCTATATGATGACAGCCTTTAAAATATTGTGTACATAATATTAGGCTTGTATATATGATTTCCTACAGAGCAACATCACCAAGTGAAGAAATTACATTACTATCTATGAATGTAGTAAAAGAAAATTtgcaaagaaaatagatataatGGTGGAATAAAACACATAGGCTTAAAATTGAAGAAATGAATTACACAACATTCAGAATTTTGCCCTACATCCTCCACCCAAAATACACAGCCTTAAATTTGCAGCAAACAAACATTCCCATGCGAGACTTTATTCTACTACTGTACTACTAGACACTTGTACAATGCAGAATAATTTGGCAAAACAATAGAAAAAAATCACCACCTGAAATTCAATATTTATTATCAGAAAATTATGATGCTTTTAACAATCCATTAGCTAAGTGAATAATTACATCAGCTGGGAAAAACAAATACTAGTATGGTATACTGTACACCAAAGTACAGTACACATGTTAACTTTTGACTGCTTGCCCACCCAGTCACCCACTAACTGGGAAAAGGAAAACAGTTCTGCTATTCAAGAAAGGGGGCCGACATGAAGCACTAAACTTTAGACCAGATTCATTCACATGCATTTCATGCAAGATTCTAGAAAAATTCAAAAAAGGATTGTAAAACGTTTGGGGGAGTAAATTTTATGTCAGACATACTTTTATATCAGACATACAATATGGCTTCAAAGAAGACAAAATCATGTTTTATGCTCAATGAGGATAACATGGTCACCAAAATTTGACGAGAAAGGATGGACAGACTGCATCATCTTACGACTGCCAAACGTTTTTAACAGTTCCTTACAAAAGACTAATACACAAAATATGAAAAGAGAAGCAAGGATAACAGGAAAGGTACTACTAGGTACAAGAGTACTTGATGGACAAGAAACAATGTCAAAGAGAGGATATGTCAGGCTAGAGTGGAAAATGGTGTTCTACAGGACTGTCCTAGGAACATTGATCTTTATAATTTACATAAATGACCTGGCAGAAGGAATGAGCTTgtgcatgtcgatgtttgcattcGATGCAAAGTTAATGAAGAAAAAGAAGTGAAAGGGACTATAGGATGTTGCAAGAAGATCTTGGCAAGCTTCAGGAGTGGGTAGATATATGGCTGCTGGAATTCAATCAAAATACTATAAGTGGAAAGAAATGGAAATAGGTAAGGAGAACACGAGACCTGTTTTTAACTataccataaggggaaggcaacAAGAAAAATAAGAGAAACGAACCTAGTAATAAACAATGTCAAcactaacaccagaagggaggaagggaactatcaggaaagAGTGCCAAGTCATTAGGACTATATAGTATATAgctcttggaagggttcaggataaggattttggatgggatggaggaaaaggaatggtgcccaaccacttggacagtcgaggattgaacgccaacctgcatgaggcaagaccgtcgctctaccgtccagcccaagtagtaagCATGCTATCCtcctcttattcctattactatctccttctcattcggtggttgtaGGAGCtgccgcctcgtatgggccaataggccctctgcagttcttattcctactactatcccctctactacactttactttgctcctcacctctaTCTTGCCTATTAATTGTCTGTCTCTACTtcgtcatcacaatcgacttgagaatggtccaggactgaccaaaacgtcgtcgtcccttcaccttccagtgtgtggtctggccaacagtAAGCTCACatgaacaggataacatcagaagCATATGGGAAGTTAGCAAACATAAGAATGTCATTTAAGAATCTAAACAAGAAGGCTTCCAAGTCCAtacacactgcctatgtgagacatTACTTAATAATCTAGCTCCAGTATGGAACTTACACCATGTGAAACATATATAGAAACTTAAGAAAGTTTAGAGGTTTGCAGCTAGATTAGTACCAGAATTGCGAGACCTCCTCTATGAGGAGAGGTTGAGAGAACTCAGCCTCACAACCTTTAGAGGAGAGAATAAACAGgaaatatgatcactacatataagATTTTGAGGGGAATGGATCAAGTGGATAATGGAAACCTATTTAAATAAAAAAGGTACGACAAGGACATTGGTGGAAGCTAAATATGTAATCGAGTCGAAGAGATTTAAGGACGTTCTCATTCCCTCTATGGAAGGTAGGAAAGTGGAATGCATTGAAGAGGGTGTTGAAGCTAATTCTAGCAACAACTTTAATAAGAAATATGATGAAAATGTTTATGTTGAGAGGATTGGTTAGCATGCCAGGTATAGCTAGGTAGGGGGGGGTGCCTAAAAAGCTAAATCTCTTTTCCCCCCAGTCACTGATAGGCACTCACTTACCCACTCCACCCATAAACACTGACTAACCCACCCACACCCATACACTCGTTTACATTCATTTATAgaggatattactgtactgtacagcacTTTCAAATTTCAACCTCTAAAGACaatatatagtacagtatatgaTAACTTGTATATATTGTTCTTAGAAATATAAAGAAACAAAATGTATACATATAACGAAAAACAGAATCAGTTAACTCAATGTATAAAGTTATCATGAACTATCAAATAAAAAGCACTTGCTGCCAATTGTGTTTGCTTACCTGCTACTAGTGTTGGTTGATCATTCCCGAGAGTAGCTGGAATAATGTCGTCCCCTAAGCCAGCCAGTTGGTCCTGTTCCCTAGCTAAGAATTCGGCAGCAGGGTCTACCTCCGTAGTTAGTGTAGTTCCCTCCGCTGGGGGAACGAAGCTGTCACCGAAACCATCCATGCTTGAAAAATGTGGAAATTGTTTTTCAGATATGCAATCTACCAAACTCAACTatatatttagttttgtgtgttaAGATACTATACAATTGGATTTTAACAATTCATACATTGCCACAACAACTTTATACTTTAGTCTATTGGAAAGTCAAATTTTGTACACACATCACATGTCATTTATGCATTTACTAATGTTACAATGTTCCTATAGCAGATGAACATTAAGGCACACATCACTACAGGCTCAATCACATGTCATTTATGCATTTACTAATGTTACAATGTTCCTATAGCTGATGAACATTAAGGCACACATCACTACAGGCTCAATTACACATGATTATAAACTCATTGAAACAATTTGGTACTGCAACAGCTAGTGAAGTAAGCATCGATGAAATGAACTGATCTCCCACTCAAACAGAACGTGTACCTTCAAAATGATGGTTGAAACTGTTTTGGGTTTTGGTGATTACATCAGTTGGAATTGTTTACACCACAAATTATTTCAAAAGTTCTGACCAAATAGTCAGGCACATTTGTGGAAAAAGGGATCCGAGATATGCATAGGCTTATGACGAGACAACtggatatatatactgtacttattATAACCACTATATGAACAACAATACAGTGGAACTTCAGTATTCGAGCCGTCCCCAAATAAAACTTCGGCATTCAGACGCTGTGTTCATGTTCGGTAGTTGTACGTTTGCTCAGCATTTACATGTATACACACATCCATGATGTGTCGGCTTTGCCGCAGCTGTGGTTCACTGCACTTTTCTCTTggataatttttatattttttatattttt includes the following:
- the Clc gene encoding clathrin light chain isoform X4, yielding MDGFGDSFVPPAEGTTLTTEVDPAAEFLAREQDQLAGLGDDIIPATLGNDQPTLVAGLDGEADLFGGAPVNGGPDLESFEMLGGDEVPQEKAAPPPPPPPSVFGSVDFVPQPSGEDPWVSAQAPCPTDESVAQAVEDTLGFNEPLSSQPFTVGQGEGFLSTSDLAGAPAGAPAADAVTAEATPAEAAKAPEGHYTGFGAEFGGTSVPTGDAGTSSGAFSFVGARSPIPYVPREDPEKIKIWREAQRIRLEQKDAAEEVSKIELKEKAKKELEDWYKQHEEQVAKTRQANRSAEKELVADTAKMEPGTEWERITKLCNFNPKTSKSSRDISRMRSIILQVKQNPPIKA
- the Clc gene encoding clathrin light chain isoform X5, with translation MDGFGDSFVPPAEGTTLTTEVDPAAEFLAREQDQLAGLGDDIIPATLGNDQPTLVAEKAAPPPPPPPSVFGSVDFVPQPSGEDPWVSAQAPCPTDESVAQAVEDTLGFNEPLSSQPFTVGQGEGFLSTSDLAGAPAGAPAADAVTAEATPAEAAKAPEGHYTGFGAEFGGTSVPTGDAGTSSGAFSFVGESAPAAPTSEPDLARSPIPYVPREDPEKIKIWREAQRIRLEQKDAAEEVSKIELKEKAKKELEDWYKQHEEQVAKTRQANREASKSAEKELVADTAKMEPGTEWERITKLCNFNPKTSKSSRDISRMRSIILQVKQNPPIKA
- the Clc gene encoding clathrin light chain B isoform X3; the protein is MDGFGDSFVPPAEGTTLTTEVDPAAEFLAREQDQLAGLGDDIIPATLGNDQPTLVAGLDGEADLFGGAPVNGGPDLESFEMLGGDEVPQEKAAPPPPPPPSVFGSVDFVPQPSGEDPWVSAQAPCPTDESVAQAVEDTLGFNEPLSSQPFTVGQGEGFLSTSDLAGAPAGAPAADAVTAEATPAEAAKAPEGHYTGFGAEFGGTSVPTGDAGTSSGAFSFVGARSPIPYVPREDPEKIKIWREAQRIRLEQKDAAEEVSKIELKEKAKKELEDWYKQHEEQVAKTRQANREASKSAEKELVADTAKMEPGTEWERITKLCNFNPKTSKSSRDISRMRSIILQVKQNPPIKA
- the Clc gene encoding clathrin light chain isoform X2 — protein: MDGFGDSFVPPAEGTTLTTEVDPAAEFLAREQDQLAGLGDDIIPATLGNDQPTLVAGLDGEADLFGGAPVNGGPDLESFEMLGGDEVPQEKAAPPPPPPPSVFGSVDFVPQPSGEDPWVSAQAPCPTDESVAQAVEDTLGFNEPLSSQPFTVGQGEGFLSTSDLAGAPAGAPAADAVTAEATPAEAAKAPEGHYTGFGAEFGGTSVPTGDAGTSSGAFSFVGESAPAAPTSEPDLARSPIPYVPREDPEKIKIWREAQRIRLEQKDAAEEVSKIELKEKAKKELEDWYKQHEEQVAKTRQANRSAEKELVADTAKMEPGTEWERITKLCNFNPKTSKSSRDISRMRSIILQVKQNPPIKA
- the Clc gene encoding clathrin light chain B isoform X1 — translated: MDGFGDSFVPPAEGTTLTTEVDPAAEFLAREQDQLAGLGDDIIPATLGNDQPTLVAGLDGEADLFGGAPVNGGPDLESFEMLGGDEVPQEKAAPPPPPPPSVFGSVDFVPQPSGEDPWVSAQAPCPTDESVAQAVEDTLGFNEPLSSQPFTVGQGEGFLSTSDLAGAPAGAPAADAVTAEATPAEAAKAPEGHYTGFGAEFGGTSVPTGDAGTSSGAFSFVGESAPAAPTSEPDLARSPIPYVPREDPEKIKIWREAQRIRLEQKDAAEEVSKIELKEKAKKELEDWYKQHEEQVAKTRQANREASKSAEKELVADTAKMEPGTEWERITKLCNFNPKTSKSSRDISRMRSIILQVKQNPPIKA